In Pecten maximus chromosome 10, xPecMax1.1, whole genome shotgun sequence, one genomic interval encodes:
- the LOC117335549 gene encoding uncharacterized protein LOC117335549, which produces MEMPSHCSHWLQPLDRTVFGPFKKSWKETTTSFLAQTACPVTHANFFRLVTKAWNQLKPEYLVNGFRATGIYPCDGTVIPKEAFLPSSVYADEMENQTPKPCTPEPCTPKPCTPEPCTHTEPFSDVRVSDNTVSLTLQELPQLHYDERTEGTLVDLGISITDSGVVVSSVPLDGSLDRDMADIADNIGASPPDPLLNASSSDTCPPELALAAIECSISQAKKAQYEKALSAGIDVAGDRTFQAWKTYKVKMCPQITQSSDSWLLEVPSVPLHKKPTTTTKGGYFVISCDKAFEEKKIAENNKLIKLEEKKARAAKRLAAKKSTTAK; this is translated from the exons ATGGAGATGCCGTCACACTGTTCTCACTGGCTCCAACCCTTAGACAG AACTGTATTTGGGCCTTTCAAAAAATCTTGGAAAGAGACCACCACCTCATTCCTGGCTCAGACAGCATGCCCTGTCACCCATGCCAACTTTTTTCGGCTTGTAACGAAAGCCTGGAATCAGCTTAAACCAGAATACTTGGTGAACGGTTTTCGGGCAACCGGGATTTACCCCTGTGATGGAACCGTTATCCCTAAAGAGGCATTTCTTCCATCATCAGTGTATGCAG ATGAAATGGAGAACCAGACACCCAAGCCATGCACACCCGAGCCATGCACTCCCAAGCCATGTACACCTGAGCCATGCACTCATACAGAGCCATTCAGTGACGTACGCGTGTCCGACAACACCGTGTCGTTAACGTTACAGGAACTGCCACAGCTGCATTATGATGAAAGGACAGAGGGTACCCTTGTCGATTTGGGGATCTCCATAACAGACAGTGGGGTAGTGGTGTCATCAGTGCCATTAGACGGCAGTCTCGACAGGGACATGGCAGATATTGCGGACAATATCGGGGCGTCACCACCGGATCCCTTGCTAAACGCGTCCTCATCCGACACGTGTCCCCCGGAGCTGGCATTAGCTGCCATTGAATGCAGTATAAGTCAGGCAAAAAAAGCCCAGTATGAAAAAGCTCTCTCTGCTGGTATTGATGTGGCTGGTGACCGTACGTTCCAGGCTTGGAAGACGTATAAAGTTAAAATGTGTCCACAG ATCACACAGTCTTCAGATTCGTGGCTCCTGGAGGTGCCATCTGTACCGCTACATAAGAaaccaacaaccacaacaaaaGGCGGTTACTTTGTAATATCATGCGACAAGGCATTTGAAGAGAAAAAAATCGCGGAAAACAACAAGTTGATAAAACTAGAGGAAAAAAAAGCGCGCGCTGCCAAACGGCTTGCGGCAAAGAAATCGACAACAgcaaaataa